The following proteins come from a genomic window of Maniola jurtina chromosome 15, ilManJurt1.1, whole genome shotgun sequence:
- the LOC123872556 gene encoding uncharacterized protein LOC123872556, with protein MSRGTRFVRVTKFLLAGVTIFCVSWIASVNEWHSGLRWSGQRVQENQPTMRTIVGYSEAKQAELDRPSPVACYRLPAFPTIPFINRTWSPTTQSTSWQHVSGTSVSLYAAYYDDRTSQRYIRILANFHGRNISSEGPLYCQTRSTDPDKYAVEVVAAKPQEIWWHEWDNTQSEVVTPLLLSCPLTEVISDTSVVSVVTQPCEDPSNGLILTPSKTRYKYERAFTICVKDMSFQKDISQNLVEWIETNKLLGVHMIDMYIDSLSKESEEVLLRYRAQGIVRLFHVPIKYSSERSLWQRRRDHILTYNDCLYRNLRESKFIIPLDVDEILLPKKADTWTELLKRLTHQGWSPNRYSAILVRNVFFFDFLQGVSNYKANKHTNTSKIYIKRDDVRINDNENVVLEQVELIGDTNLKYELDKEIPNDAIQNKYKSECGKEMPIPKVASHIVSSAVISPVGHYSKSFMLTKRVLTAFNHYPLASLGAAGIAGWSAPFNEVQLNHYKESCNSTVVAECEIYSKTARIDHSAARLRRRITRAVAMAFCSKLNTI; from the exons ATGTCACGTGGCACGCGGTTTGTTCGAGTGACAAAATTTTTACTTGCTGGCGTAacaatattttgtgtaagttgGATAGCCAGTGTCAACGAGTGGCATTCAGGACTGAGATGGAGTGGGCAGCGAGTGCAAGAGAACCAGCCAACTATGAGAACCATAGTTGGTTACTCGGAAGCCAAGCAGGCTGAGCTGGACAGACCCTCCCCGGTGGCCTGCTACCGGCTGCCAGCTTTTCCGACAATTCCTTTTATT aacCGTACCTGGTCACCTACCACCCAGAGCACTTCGTGGCAACATGTGAGCGGGACATCGGTGTCACTGTACGCCGCGTACTACGACGATAGGACTTCGCAACGCTACATACGCATTCTTGCTAATTTTCACG GTCGCAACATATCATCCGAGGGGCCGTTGTACTGTCAAACACGCTCAACCGATCCGGACAAATATGCAGTAGAAGTTGTTGCAGCAAAACCGCAAGAAATATGGTGGCATGAATGGGACAATACTCAATCTGAGGTTGTTACACCTCTGCTATTATCGTGTCCTTTGACAGAGGTTATAAGTGACACATCTGTGGTATCCGTTGTCACACAACCATGTGAAGACCCTTCGAACGGATTAATACTTACACCCTCCAAGACTAGATAtaaatatgaaagagctttcaCGATATGCGTAAAAGATATGTCATTCCAAAAAGATATATCCCAAAATTTGGTAGAATGGATTGAGACAAATAAGTTGCTCGGAGTGCACATGATTGATATGTATATTGATAGTTTAAGTAAGGAAAGCGAAGAAGTGTTGCTTCGTTATCGCGCGCAAGGCATCGTCCGTTTATTTCATGTTCCTATTAAATATAGTTCGGAAAGATCTCTATGGCAGAGGAGAAGAGACCATATTTTAACTTACAATGATTGTTTGTACAGAAATCTTAGAGAATCTAAATTTATTATCCCACTAGACGTGGACGAAATTCTATTACCAAAAAAAGCTGATACTTGGACTGAACTGTTGAAAAGATTAACTCATCAAGGTTGGAGTCCAAACCGATACTCCGCAATATTAGTTCGAAACGTTttcttctttgattttctgcaaGGAGTCAGTAATTATAAAGCTAATAAGCATACGAACACAAGTAAGATTTATATAAAACGAGATGACGTACGAATAAACGATAACGAAAATGTAGTATTAGAGCAAGTTGAATTAATAGGTGATACtaatttaaaatatgaattaGATAAAGAAATTCCGAACGAtgcaatacaaaataaatataaatcagaATGTGGCAAAGAAATGCCAATACCTAAAGTAGCAAGTCATATAGTTAGCTCAGCAGTTATTAGCCCTGTAGGACATTACAGCAAAAGCTTTATGCTTACAAAGAGAGTGCTGACAGCATTTAATCATTATCCTTTGGCAAGTCTCGGAGCGGCGGGCATCGCTGGTTGGTCGGCGCCCTTTAACGAAGTGCAACTCAACCATTACAag GAGTCATGCAACTCTACAGTGGTAGCGGAGTGCGAAATATATTCGAAAACAGCGCGGATCGATCATTCTGCAGCTCGATTGAGAAGGCGCATAACAAGAGCGGTTGCAATGGCTTTCTGTTCCAAATTAAATACTATCTAA